From the genome of Chanos chanos chromosome 5, fChaCha1.1, whole genome shotgun sequence, one region includes:
- the gdpgp1 gene encoding GDP-D-glucose phosphorylase 1, whose amino-acid sequence MEDCPVFIYTNTDFVTHVCRSYGNVDAPTVSRFDMTLRCSWTDKMNRGLFRYHLGDIETRIVPGPYRYVAQLNILRGKERRKPQEIMSVQQSFDARQFNFNKINPSEFMFELVKQAVPGERPTENGLTGQSCRVVINVSPLEFGHCLLVPEPARCLPQVLTPFAIQTGIETVFLSANPGFRVGFNSLGAFASVNHLHLHGYYLDRELGIEYASAELLVPDKKLHCTTEFPAGFLFYTEGQDLGETASAVCQLTDFLIRENIAHNLFMTRGCAPDSDGKPFPTRHGVRIMVWPRKSCFGAKEETAFNVALCELAGHLPFKNREDFERIKEEEVKSIVQKYLLCYEEFDWLQKRIKTLFLESKA is encoded by the coding sequence ATGGAAGACTGCCCCGtgttcatttacacaaacaccgATTTCGTTACTCATGTATGTAGATCCTACGGAAATGTCGACGCGCCCACAGTGTCAAGGTTTGACATGACTCTAAGATGCAGCTGGACGGATAAAATGAACCGAGGTCTTTTTCGATATCATCTGGGAGATATAGAAACACGGATTGTACCCGGTCCTTATCGTTATGTTGCTCAGCTTAATATCTTGAGAGGAAAAGAGCGAAGGAAACCACAGGAGATAATGAGCGTCCAACAGAGCTTTGACGCAAGACAGTTCAATTTCAACAAAATAAATCCAAGTGAATTCATGTTTGAACTCGTGAAGCAAGCCGTACCCGGGGAGCGTCCAACTGAGAACGGACTGACGGGACAAAGTTGCAGAGTTGTTATCAATGTTAGCCCACTGGAATTCGGCCACTGCTTGTTGGTACCAGAGCCAGCCCGATGCCTCCCTCAGGTTCTGACACCTTTTGCCATACAAACCGGCATTGAGACTGTGTTTCTAAGCGCTAACCCAGGCTTTAGGGTTGGATTCAATAGTCTTGGTGCATTTGCTTCTGTGAATCATTTACACCTTCACGGCTATTATCTTGACCGTGAATTGGGGATTGAGTATGCTTCAGCCGAGCTCTTGGTGCCCGACAAAAAATTACACTGCACGACGGAGTTTCCTGCCGGCTTTCTGTTTTACACCGAAGGGCAGGATTTGGGTGAAACCGCGAGTGCGGTTTGTCAACTGACCGATTTTCTGATTCGTGAAAACATTGCACACAACCTGTTCATGACTCGTGGCTGTGCTCCAGACAGTGATGGCAAACCATTTCCCACTCGCCACGGAGTCCGTATTATGGTTTGGCCCAGAAAGTCATGTTTCGGGGCAAAGGAAGAAACAGCATTTAACGTGGCACTGTGCGAGTTGGCAGGACACTTACCATTTAAGAACCGAGAAGACTTTGAAAGGATaaaagaggaggaagtgaaATCCATTGTACAGAAATATCTGCTTTGTTACGAAGAATTTGACTGGTTGCAAAAGCGAATAAAGACATTGTTTTTAGAGAGTAAAGCTTAA